Genomic window (Chondrocystis sp. NIES-4102):
ATAACGAGGTCTAGAAACATGAAAAAATCACTACTATCCATTCTAACAGCAGCGATCGCTCTTTCTCCTTTAACTGCTTTTGCCCAAGATGCTCAAACTAATATTCAATCTAATACTAATTCGGCTGCTGCGGTGGGATCTGCTAACGCTATACTACAAAATGCCCATCAAGCCAGTGGGCAACAACAAGTAAATTTGGATGCCTACGGTGTTCCTAGCGTTCCCAGCCCTCAAACTTCAGTACAGTTAAATGGTAATTCTGCTGCTGGAATTGGTACTCACAACTTGATTAATCAAAACGCGGATCAAACTAATAGCCAAAGTCAACTTGATATCAATCAATATCTACCACACTAAAAATTAATCTTAAATAAATAAATCAATAAATAAATACTTATTATTAATTACGACTGGCAAGGGTTACATGAAAACTCTTGCTTTTTTGTTGTCTATATCTAATATTCAGTATTTTATAGCAAGATAATTAAGGCTTTATAACTGTGATCTTCTTAGCTTCTTAGCTTCTAAATAATACTGACTCCCCTCTCCTGTCTCCTGTCTCCCCTCTCCTAACTCCTAATAAAACTAAGCATTACTTTTAATCTTCAATTGTCGCCCAACTGCTGTAAGTAAATCATCAATAATACGATTATGAAAATAATGGGGAGGATTCCATTTTATCCACTCAGAAGCACTATGTTCAGTCATAACAATTTCCAATTCTTCACTTACCCAGGCAAAAAAAATTACTAAAGATTTCTCAACCTTTTGACCATTCATGCTGCGATAACGAGGATAATAGATAGTTCTAAAACGGAAATCTAATTCCAAACATACCTGTTGCCTACTAATACCTGTTTCCTCAAATAATTCTCTCAAAGCGCACTGCAATTCAGTTTCTCCTGGTTCGATATGACCTTTTGGCAAATCATAACGATGCGATCGCTTCATTAATAGAAATGATGGTTGTTGGGTGTGGGTGAAGCAAATTATACCGCAGGATTTTACTTTTTCCATGAATAGCGATCGCGATTTGGGAGAGACGACCGAAAGCAAGATAAACGCTGTTTAAACCATAACTTAAAATTGCCTCCTGATCAGTTTAAAGCTTCAGAACTAGAAGGCTATAAACTGATACTTGATACTTAATTATCTAGACTCTACCTGCAATATTGATTTATCCTTCCCTATAGGGACTAGTTAATTTTTCTAGTTGATTTACTAATAAGCTGAGGAATAAACCTACATCAGTAACCACCCCAACCGACTCAACGGATCCGCGATCGCTTAACTTAGTAACGACAGCAGGATTAATATCAACACACACCATTTTTACCCCCGCAGGTGTCATATTGCCTACACCAATTGAATGAAGCATAGTTGAAAGCATCAAAATCATATCTGTCCCTTCTAAAAGTTGGGCATATTCAGTCTGTGCTTTAATTAAATCCATTTGGGTATCAGGTAGGGGCCCATCATCGCGTATTGAACCTGCTAAAGCGAAGGGAATATCATGTTTAACACATTCATACATAATCCCTTGGGTAATGATGCCTTGTTCTACTGCTTGGGCGATACTACCGCAACGACGTACAGTATTAATAACTTTAAGATGATGGCGATGCCCACCTGTTACAGGTGTACCTTTCTGCATATCAACCCCTAGGGAAGTTCCCATCAATGCTTGTTCAATATCATGAACTGCGATCGCATTTCCCCCAAGTAAGCCCTGAATATAGCCATCACGAATGAGTGTAGAAAGATGTTTAGCCCCACCTGTATGAATTACAACTGGCCCTGCGGTAACTACCACTTTACCACCGCGATCGCGTATTTGTCTTAATTCCCAGGCTATTTGCTCGACAACAAGTTCTACTCTTCTTTCACTTGATACCCCAGCCCCCATAAAGCTAAATTCTTCTTTGGCTTTGGAGTCACGATTAGTTTTTTTGCGTATGGTGCGTATGCCCTCTATTCCTACTACAACGCGATCGCCTTGATTTAAATCTCGCAATATTTTACATTGAGCAGTTATACCTGCGGGGCTATCAGTAATTACAATTGCGCCATCCATTCTTTGTTTTTGAACTTTAACCCATTGGTTATTAATCAATACTTCGGTTGGATAAATATTAGTAACATAAAAGTCATCAGGGGCTACTCCCTCAAGCTCACACACTTCTATTTGAGCATTGGCTACATCTTCAGTAGGAGATACTACCCCAATTTCTATTAACCCATTCATGATCTTTTCCATTACATCATGGTCTGGGGCTGAAATTCGCACGTCAGCAGCCGAGGTACTTTGTCTTTCTACACCTAATTGAAAGTTGAGAACCTTAAAACTACCTCCATTATCGACTACTAAATCTAAAGCACGATTCATAATTCCTGCATCTAGCAGATGTCCCTCCATATTGATCACACGGCTTTCGACTGGAGTACTTGCGTGAACGAATGGTAAGACAGGCTCATTAATTCTTAAGGTTAGGCATTTAG
Coding sequences:
- the rppH gene encoding RNA pyrophosphohydrolase, with the protein product MKRSHRYDLPKGHIEPGETELQCALRELFEETGISRQQVCLELDFRFRTIYYPRYRSMNGQKVEKSLVIFFAWVSEELEIVMTEHSASEWIKWNPPHYFHNRIIDDLLTAVGRQLKIKSNA